From Thermus sediminis, a single genomic window includes:
- a CDS encoding transposase: MARRRGTAESLAREFVERYRDRYRRGVEVFAQGLGEALIHLDFPSGHQKHIKGTNALERLFREVKRRTRAVGVFPSEGSLGNLATVVMLRATEDWALRRYLDMAPLWAAEEKPTKIAT; this comes from the coding sequence GTGGCGCGGCGGCGGGGCACGGCGGAATCTCTGGCCCGAGAGTTTGTTGAACGCTACCGGGACCGGTACAGGCGAGGGGTGGAGGTGTTTGCCCAGGGTTTGGGGGAAGCTCTGATCCACCTGGACTTTCCCAGCGGCCACCAGAAGCACATCAAGGGCACGAATGCGCTGGAGCGGCTTTTCCGGGAGGTGAAGCGGCGGACCAGGGCGGTTGGGGTTTTCCCCAGCGAGGGGAGCCTAGGGAATCTGGCCACGGTGGTGATGCTGAGAGCCACGGAGGACTGGGCGCTCAGGCGTTACCTGGACATGGCCCCGCTTTGGGCCGCGGAAGAGAAACCCACAAAAATCGCTACTTGA
- a CDS encoding DUF433 domain-containing protein, producing MPRFTRITVNPEQMDGVPCIRRLRIPVATVVGMVAEGMDMAEILEAYPDLEAEDIREALRYAALAVQERELPPVRPESAR from the coding sequence ATGCCTCGCTTCACTCGGATCACCGTCAACCCCGAACAGATGGACGGCGTGCCTTGTATCCGCCGCCTCAGGATCCCCGTGGCCACGGTGGTGGGCATGGTGGCCGAGGGGATGGATATGGCAGAGATCCTGGAAGCCTATCCGGACCTCGAGGCCGAGGACATTCGGGAGGCCCTCCGCTACGCGGCCCTGGCGGTCCAGGAGCGGGAGCTCCCCCCGGTCAGGCCGGAGTCCGCCCGGTAG
- a CDS encoding phospholipase D-like domain-containing protein, with protein MHDPLFMGNLFGLQVFRAELLGPASFSLEELEGARRLRVLTHSASARLLARLSREVEELEVVFGYETALPLEGAFQRLLEVQFLVQEEVARSLRVVWEGEEERLAEKARLGKLRFLLSRRPSHAKLFLVEEADGTRWALLGSPNLSERALETGEFSQLEFALRFEGEEAFRTLEALYEAVRGESDPLRPELLLREAKPHELPLLEGAAGREVVLAVREVEVPAVMRVECLPAPKRRAAQAIAQAAEAKRKGEAKVFTLGRKGLEVARRLPLSQEEEAPLLDLTEEGVLLQGELRPFLSLEAPGVREDAEAILAFLSGYERHFLERDDALRQTEAFFRLLAWLYASPYMASLLHRAHLEGLPPHAYPLWAVVYGKSNTGKTSFLRFALKSMAGLEVGMQPGKDFTKERVEALRALSRFPVVYDDVSLLQVRNPGESLIKGDYEFLGPPKAPVVLSLNASQSYRLPDEVRKRALLVYTDAVLPQDRAKRVHAEAQRLLLTVGDRFFRALAPRVREALGEREDWLEAATSVLAEAFRELLGRVPPWVRTYTAEEESARYLEEVRELVRKVLSKHPYRLEGGEVWVKTPGEETAKAYAKELPGWCAEESRGEYLVLRAEPLRRMGLLGLSLWPFRKRG; from the coding sequence ATGCACGATCCGCTCTTTATGGGAAACCTCTTCGGCCTCCAGGTCTTCCGGGCGGAGCTCCTGGGGCCTGCCTCCTTCTCCTTGGAGGAGCTGGAGGGGGCTAGGCGCTTAAGGGTCCTCACCCACTCGGCTTCGGCGAGGCTGCTTGCCCGCCTGAGCCGGGAGGTGGAGGAGCTGGAGGTGGTCTTCGGCTACGAGACGGCCCTTCCCCTCGAGGGGGCCTTCCAGCGGCTTCTCGAGGTGCAGTTCTTGGTGCAGGAGGAGGTCGCCCGGAGCCTCCGGGTGGTGTGGGAGGGGGAGGAGGAGAGGCTTGCGGAGAAGGCCCGGCTGGGGAAGCTGAGATTTCTCCTCTCCCGGAGGCCCTCCCACGCCAAGCTCTTCCTGGTGGAGGAGGCGGACGGGACGCGCTGGGCCCTCCTGGGGAGCCCCAACCTCTCGGAGCGGGCCCTGGAGACGGGCGAGTTCTCCCAGCTGGAGTTCGCCCTCCGCTTCGAGGGGGAGGAGGCCTTCCGAACCCTCGAGGCCCTCTACGAGGCGGTGCGGGGGGAGAGCGACCCCTTGCGCCCGGAGCTCCTCCTCCGGGAGGCAAAGCCCCACGAGCTTCCCCTCCTGGAGGGGGCGGCAGGGCGGGAGGTGGTCCTGGCGGTGAGGGAGGTGGAGGTTCCCGCGGTGATGCGGGTGGAGTGCCTGCCCGCTCCCAAGCGCAGGGCGGCCCAGGCCATCGCCCAGGCGGCGGAGGCCAAGAGGAAGGGCGAGGCCAAGGTCTTCACCCTGGGGAGGAAGGGCCTCGAGGTGGCACGGCGCCTTCCCCTCTCCCAGGAGGAGGAGGCGCCCCTCCTGGACCTCACCGAGGAGGGGGTTCTCCTCCAAGGGGAGCTCCGCCCCTTCCTCTCCCTGGAGGCGCCGGGGGTGCGGGAGGACGCCGAGGCCATCCTGGCCTTCCTCTCCGGCTACGAGCGCCACTTCCTGGAGCGGGACGACGCCCTTAGGCAGACGGAGGCCTTCTTCCGGCTTCTGGCCTGGCTTTACGCCTCCCCCTACATGGCGAGTCTTCTTCACCGGGCCCACCTGGAAGGTCTCCCGCCCCACGCCTACCCCCTGTGGGCGGTGGTCTACGGCAAGAGCAACACCGGCAAGACCAGCTTTCTCCGCTTCGCCCTCAAGAGCATGGCCGGGCTGGAGGTGGGGATGCAGCCCGGGAAGGACTTCACCAAGGAGAGGGTGGAGGCCCTCAGGGCCCTCTCCCGCTTCCCCGTGGTCTACGACGATGTGAGCCTCCTCCAGGTGCGGAACCCAGGGGAGAGCCTCATCAAGGGGGACTACGAGTTCCTCGGTCCCCCCAAGGCGCCCGTGGTCCTTTCGCTGAACGCCTCCCAGAGCTACAGGCTCCCGGACGAGGTGCGCAAGCGGGCCCTTCTGGTCTACACGGACGCCGTGCTGCCCCAGGACCGGGCCAAGCGGGTGCACGCCGAGGCCCAGCGCCTCCTCCTCACGGTGGGGGACCGCTTCTTCCGGGCCCTGGCCCCTAGGGTCCGGGAGGCCCTGGGGGAGAGGGAGGACTGGCTGGAGGCCGCCACCTCGGTTCTGGCGGAGGCCTTCCGGGAGCTCCTGGGCCGGGTGCCCCCCTGGGTGAGGACCTACACCGCCGAGGAGGAGAGCGCCCGCTACCTGGAGGAGGTGCGGGAGCTGGTGCGGAAGGTCCTCTCCAAGCACCCCTATCGCCTCGAGGGGGGTGAGGTCTGGGTGAAGACCCCCGGGGAGGAGACCGCCAAGGCCTACGCCAAAGAGCTCCCCGGGTGGTGCGCCGAGGAGAGCCGTGGGGAGTACCTGGTCCTCCGGGCTGAGCCCCTTAGGCGCATGGGGCTTCTTGGGCTTTCCCTGTGGCCCTTTAGGAAGAGGGGATGA
- a CDS encoding DUF6992 family protein, giving the protein MADTTPIAQGLMLWALLSLGAGVFGLWWARAPFFRAFWFMTGAWGLVDGAIAFAAWLGGGAEREALRRLLLLNAGLDLGYLALGLFLLSRREARLRGFGAAILVQGGFLLLFDLGHALGV; this is encoded by the coding sequence GTGGCGGACACCACCCCCATCGCCCAGGGCCTCATGCTCTGGGCCCTCCTCTCCCTGGGGGCGGGGGTCTTCGGCCTTTGGTGGGCCCGGGCTCCCTTCTTCCGGGCCTTCTGGTTCATGACCGGGGCCTGGGGCCTGGTGGACGGGGCCATCGCCTTCGCCGCCTGGTTGGGGGGTGGGGCGGAGCGGGAGGCCCTGAGGCGCCTCCTCCTCCTCAACGCCGGCCTGGACCTGGGGTACCTGGCCCTGGGCCTCTTCCTCCTCTCCCGACGGGAGGCCCGCCTCCGGGGGTTCGGGGCGGCCATCCTGGTCCAGGGGGGGTTCCTCCTCCTCTTTGACCTCGGCCACGCCCTCGGGGTCTAG
- a CDS encoding glycerol-3-phosphate dehydrogenase/oxidase, whose translation MTDREALFERLREPWDLLVLGGGATGAGVLWEATLRGLKAALVEAKDFASGTSSRSTKLLHGGVRYLELAVRRLDPRQLRLVREALGERRVVLGLAPHLARPLTLVTPLFRPLEIPYYWAGLKLYDLLSGRRWLAPSRYLPPGAVRALFPDLPPTLGGVAYADGQFEDFRLNLALILSALERGGVALNHAQAKALLLEGGRVRGAVVEDRLTGREVEVWAKAVVNATGPLADGVRRLLDPDLPPLLTPSSGAHLVLDYPLEAGLLLPRTRDGRVLFLLPYRGRALLGTTDLPAGPTPCPLPREEEVAYLLEEVRPYLGDLSGRVRAAWSGLRPLVGRGETRFLVRDHHIEARGGLYTLVGGKWTTFRLMARDLVERVAGDLGLTLPPSSSHATPLLGAGPRPPLDLPEGVAEHLYATYGVLAPKVAALGDRPLLPGLPYLEGEVVWAVGRELARKPLDVLARRMGLALLDREQALLALPRVVERMAPLLGWDEREREEALEEARRALPGLC comes from the coding sequence GTGACGGACCGGGAAGCCCTCTTTGAAAGGCTAAGGGAACCCTGGGACCTCCTCGTCCTGGGGGGCGGGGCCACGGGGGCGGGGGTGTTGTGGGAGGCTACCCTGAGGGGCCTGAAGGCCGCCTTGGTGGAGGCGAAGGACTTCGCCTCGGGGACGAGCTCCCGCTCCACCAAGCTCCTCCACGGGGGGGTGCGGTACCTGGAGCTCGCGGTGCGGCGCCTGGACCCTCGCCAGCTCCGGTTGGTGCGGGAGGCCCTGGGGGAGAGGCGGGTGGTCCTGGGGCTCGCCCCCCACCTGGCCCGGCCCCTCACCCTGGTCACCCCCCTCTTCCGGCCCCTGGAGATCCCCTACTACTGGGCGGGCCTCAAGCTCTACGACCTCCTTTCGGGGAGGAGGTGGCTGGCCCCAAGCCGCTACCTCCCCCCGGGGGCGGTGCGGGCCCTCTTCCCCGACCTCCCGCCCACCCTGGGGGGCGTGGCCTACGCGGATGGGCAGTTTGAGGACTTCCGCCTGAACCTGGCCCTTATCCTCTCCGCCCTGGAGCGGGGGGGCGTGGCCCTGAACCACGCCCAGGCCAAGGCCCTCCTCCTGGAGGGGGGGAGGGTGCGGGGGGCGGTGGTGGAGGACCGCCTCACGGGGAGGGAGGTGGAGGTCTGGGCCAAGGCGGTGGTGAACGCCACCGGCCCTTTGGCGGACGGGGTGCGCCGCCTCCTGGACCCCGACCTCCCTCCCCTCCTCACCCCCTCTAGCGGGGCCCACCTGGTCCTGGACTACCCCTTGGAGGCGGGCCTCCTCCTCCCCCGGACCCGAGACGGCCGGGTCCTCTTCCTCTTGCCCTACCGGGGGAGGGCCCTCCTGGGGACCACGGACCTCCCCGCCGGGCCCACCCCCTGCCCCCTCCCCCGGGAGGAGGAGGTGGCCTACCTCCTGGAGGAGGTCCGCCCCTACCTGGGGGACCTCTCGGGCCGGGTGCGGGCGGCCTGGTCGGGCCTGAGGCCCCTGGTGGGGAGGGGGGAGACCCGGTTCCTCGTGCGGGACCACCACATAGAGGCCCGGGGGGGCCTCTACACCCTGGTGGGGGGGAAGTGGACCACCTTCCGCCTCATGGCCCGGGACCTGGTGGAGCGGGTGGCCGGGGACCTGGGCCTCACCCTCCCCCCCTCCTCCTCCCACGCCACCCCCCTCCTGGGGGCGGGCCCCAGGCCTCCTTTGGACCTTCCGGAAGGGGTGGCGGAGCACCTCTACGCCACCTACGGCGTCCTGGCCCCTAAGGTGGCGGCCCTTGGGGATAGGCCCCTCCTTCCCGGGCTGCCCTACCTGGAGGGGGAGGTGGTGTGGGCCGTGGGGCGGGAGCTTGCCAGGAAGCCCCTGGACGTCCTGGCCCGGAGGATGGGCCTGGCCCTCCTGGACCGGGAGCAGGCCCTCCTGGCCTTGCCCCGGGTGGTGGAGCGCATGGCCCCCCTCCTGGGCTGGGACGAAAGGGAGCGGGAAGAGGCGCTAGAGGAGGCCAGGAGGGCCCTCCCTGGGCTTTGCTAG
- a CDS encoding exodeoxyribonuclease VII large subunit → MSPELNFRGQPPFVFRVEALHKEEEAPPPSEVQLPRRNRDRVDVRGLLLGLLRKGETPALALILGETGIVDRDVEAALGSARDRYRMDPKRVSLTDPGAVAEALRKAAEGPYDLVALVRGGGEGLEVLDHPEVWEAVASCPTPVVVALGHAADTLWVEGLADVAFPTPTALGHFLKEAVETVEREKAAAKLSELL, encoded by the coding sequence GTGAGCCCGGAACTCAACTTCAGAGGGCAACCTCCCTTCGTCTTTCGGGTGGAGGCCCTTCACAAAGAAGAGGAAGCCCCTCCCCCTTCCGAGGTCCAGCTTCCCCGGAGGAACCGGGATAGGGTGGACGTGCGAGGCCTCCTCCTGGGCCTCCTCCGCAAGGGGGAAACCCCTGCTTTGGCCCTGATCCTCGGGGAGACGGGCATCGTGGACCGGGACGTGGAGGCCGCCTTGGGAAGCGCCCGGGACCGCTACCGGATGGACCCCAAGCGCGTGAGCCTCACGGATCCCGGGGCCGTGGCGGAGGCCCTAAGGAAGGCCGCAGAGGGCCCCTACGACCTGGTGGCCCTGGTCCGGGGAGGAGGGGAGGGGCTCGAGGTCCTGGACCACCCCGAGGTGTGGGAGGCGGTGGCCTCCTGCCCCACGCCCGTGGTGGTGGCCCTGGGCCACGCGGCGGACACCCTCTGGGTGGAGGGCCTGGCGGATGTTGCCTTTCCCACGCCCACGGCCCTGGGGCACTTCCTCAAGGAGGCCGTGGAGACGGTGGAGAGGGAGAAGGCAGCCGCCAAGCTTTCCGAACTCCTGTAG
- a CDS encoding IS256 family transposase has protein sequence MNQEGFKRLTKEEVSRRIREGVKAIIEQVLEEEMTEHLAAGHRERTPSRRGKRNGHYTRDLITPAGKIAQLRVPRDREGTFLTEVLERYKRMTGEVEEAVLEMDLQGVSTRKVAAITEGLSRVRIGKDAVSRVAQRLEEAPSAWRGRPLGLAYPYLCLDAAYFKANRGGRVVDLALLVAVGVNEKGYRGHGRSPYLLLLAVEPAGGERKEAWRNLRKGLVERGLRGVRLVISDDPPSIRQAARAELPGASWQRCGAPGGVCGAAAGHGGISGPRVC, from the coding sequence ATGAACCAAGAGGGGTTCAAGAGGTTGACCAAGGAGGAGGTCAGCCGGCGCATCCGGGAAGGGGTCAAGGCCATCATCGAGCAGGTGTTGGAAGAAGAGATGACCGAGCACCTGGCTGCGGGTCACCGTGAGCGCACCCCGAGCCGCCGCGGGAAGCGGAACGGCCACTACACCCGGGACCTCATCACGCCGGCGGGCAAGATCGCGCAGCTCCGGGTACCCCGGGACCGGGAGGGGACTTTCCTGACCGAGGTGTTGGAGCGCTACAAGCGGATGACCGGGGAGGTGGAAGAGGCCGTCCTGGAGATGGACCTGCAAGGGGTCTCCACCCGCAAGGTGGCGGCCATCACCGAAGGTCTGTCCCGAGTGCGGATTGGTAAGGACGCGGTCTCCAGGGTAGCCCAGCGCCTGGAGGAGGCGCCCTCTGCCTGGCGGGGCCGGCCCTTGGGGCTGGCTTACCCCTACCTCTGCCTGGACGCGGCCTACTTCAAGGCGAACCGGGGCGGGCGGGTGGTGGACCTGGCCCTGCTGGTGGCGGTGGGGGTGAACGAGAAAGGCTACCGAGGTCACGGGCGCAGCCCGTACCTTTTGCTGCTGGCGGTGGAACCGGCGGGCGGGGAGCGGAAGGAGGCCTGGAGGAACCTCCGGAAGGGTCTGGTGGAGCGGGGGCTTCGTGGGGTGAGGCTGGTCATTTCCGACGACCCCCCTTCCATCCGCCAGGCGGCGAGGGCCGAGCTTCCTGGGGCCAGCTGGCAGCGGTGCGGAGCTCCAGGAGGTGTTTGTGGCGCGGCGGCGGGGCACGGCGGAATCTCTGGCCCGAGAGTTTGTTGA
- a CDS encoding proline racemase family protein — translation MAAPESIPWSPPSGWVRLSTLDLHTEGEPLRILASGLGPVPGATMLEKRRYAQGHLEGLRRLLILEPRGHADMYGAIVTEPTSPNGDLGVLFLHNEGWSTMCGHGIIALVTGLLETGLRPSTFPGLDPRRLQVKEEIRIDTPAGQVLARPEWSPSGHAARVAFRNVPSFAYALDEVVDVPGLGRVRYDLAFGGAFYAYVDATELGLDLEPQAYRSLIEAGMAIKRAVIASREIRHPLEPDLGFLYGTIFGGPPRDPAHQARNVCVFAEGEVDRSPTGTGVSGRAALEWARGRLRQGQPFTVESLLGTTFTVTLVEEVDFQGLPAVVPEVSGRAWITGRHEFLLDPEDPLSEGFLLR, via the coding sequence ATGGCAGCCCCAGAGAGCATCCCTTGGTCCCCTCCTTCCGGATGGGTACGCCTCTCCACCTTAGACCTGCACACCGAGGGGGAGCCCCTGCGGATCCTAGCCTCCGGCCTCGGACCGGTTCCTGGCGCCACCATGCTGGAAAAGCGCCGTTACGCCCAGGGGCACCTGGAGGGTTTGCGCCGCCTCCTCATCTTGGAGCCCCGCGGCCATGCGGACATGTACGGGGCTATCGTGACCGAGCCTACTTCGCCCAACGGGGATCTGGGCGTCCTCTTCCTGCACAACGAGGGCTGGAGCACCATGTGTGGCCACGGCATCATAGCCCTGGTCACCGGCCTTTTGGAAACGGGGTTGCGTCCCTCCACCTTTCCGGGCCTGGATCCTCGCCGCCTGCAGGTCAAAGAAGAGATCCGCATCGACACCCCCGCTGGCCAGGTCCTCGCCCGGCCCGAATGGAGCCCCAGCGGCCATGCGGCCCGCGTGGCCTTCCGCAACGTTCCCTCCTTCGCCTACGCCCTGGATGAGGTGGTGGACGTGCCCGGGCTAGGCCGGGTGCGCTACGATCTGGCCTTTGGTGGGGCCTTCTACGCCTACGTGGACGCAACGGAGCTGGGCCTGGACCTCGAGCCCCAGGCCTACCGGTCCCTGATCGAGGCCGGCATGGCCATTAAGCGCGCAGTCATAGCGTCGCGGGAGATCCGTCACCCCCTAGAGCCTGACCTGGGTTTTCTCTACGGGACCATCTTTGGGGGACCCCCTCGCGACCCCGCCCACCAGGCCCGCAACGTGTGCGTCTTCGCCGAGGGAGAGGTGGACCGTTCCCCCACGGGCACGGGGGTGAGCGGCCGGGCCGCCCTGGAGTGGGCGCGGGGACGGCTGAGGCAGGGCCAGCCCTTCACCGTGGAGAGCCTCCTGGGCACCACCTTCACCGTCACCCTCGTGGAGGAGGTGGACTTCCAGGGCCTCCCCGCGGTGGTACCCGAGGTCTCCGGCCGGGCCTGGATCACGGGCCGCCACGAGTTCCTGCTGGACCCCGAAGACCCCTTGTCCGAGGGCTTTCTGTTGCGGTAG
- a CDS encoding DUF5615 family PIN-like protein, whose amino-acid sequence MDNPLSPRVAEALRQAGHDAVHVREYGLQAALDLEIFERAAEEGRILVSADTDFGTLLAQRAASHPSVVLFRLSAGRRPEFQAALLLENLSQIAEDLERGCVAVFEDDRIRIRRLPLFQRD is encoded by the coding sequence GTGGACAACCCCCTGTCTCCCAGGGTGGCGGAGGCGCTCCGGCAGGCCGGGCACGACGCCGTTCACGTGCGGGAGTACGGGCTTCAGGCCGCCCTTGACCTGGAGATCTTCGAGCGGGCGGCGGAGGAGGGCCGGATCCTGGTCTCTGCCGACACCGACTTCGGAACCCTACTGGCCCAGCGCGCCGCCTCCCATCCTTCCGTGGTCCTATTCCGGCTCTCCGCGGGGCGGAGGCCCGAGTTCCAGGCCGCCCTGCTCCTGGAGAACCTCTCCCAGATCGCGGAGGACCTGGAGCGGGGGTGCGTGGCGGTCTTTGAGGACGACCGCATCCGCATCCGGCGGTTGCCCCTTTTCCAGCGGGACTGA